The following are from one region of the Sorghum bicolor cultivar BTx623 chromosome 2, Sorghum_bicolor_NCBIv3, whole genome shotgun sequence genome:
- the LOC8064861 gene encoding protein PIN-LIKES 3 — MGLIELFATACVPVFNMLLITGVGSFLATDFAGILSKEARKYLNNIVFYVFNPSLVAIYLAKTITMESLAKLWFMPVNILLAFIFGLFFGWIVVKVTRAPAKLKGLILGCCSAGNLGNIFLIIIPALCKEKGSPFGAPDVCQDIGLAYSSLSLAIGAVFLWSIVYNIVHVTSNVTEGDDSAQTNETKVLNSGNATGAIAEENCSTSNDCTDECALPLISTSIRPIKDKEPMLGRGWKFLSSISKTVDLKKLFAPSTIAVIVGFIIGGTPLIRNAIIGESAPLRVLQESSELIGGGAIPSVTLIMGANLLNGVQGGASVPPSVIAGVIVVRYILLPLLGTALVKGAVWLGLIQPDPLYQFILHLQYAVPPAMNIGTIMQLFGVGESECSVIFVWVYALASVAVTIWSAFFMWMLS, encoded by the exons ATGGGTCTCATAGAACTCTTCGCCACGGCATGTGTCCCGGTCTTTAACATGCTTCTGATAACCGGAGTTGGATCATTTTTAGCAACTGATTTTGCTGGCATACTAAGCaaagaagcaagaaaatatttgaaCAAT ATAGTATTTTATGTATTCAATCCCTCCCTTGTTGCAATATACTTGGCAAAAACAATCACCATGGAAAGCTTGGCAAAACT GTGGTTTATGCCAGTAAATATTCTTCTTGCTTTTATCTTTGGTCTATTCTTTGGATGGATTGTGGTAAAAGTTACAAGAGCACCTGCCAAGCTAAAAGGCCTCATTTTGGGATGTTGTTCTGCTG GCAATTTGGGCAATATTTTTCTCATCATCATTCCAGCTCTTTGCAAAGAGAAAGGAAGCCCGTTTGGAGCACCTGATGTTTGTCAGGATATTGGACTAGCATATTCTTCACTCTCACTGGCT ATCGGTGCTGTTTTCCTTTGGTCGATTGTGTATAACATTGTTCATGTCACATCAAACGTGACGGAAGGAGATGATAGTGCTCAAACAAATGAAACAAAAGTGTTAAATTCTGGAAATGCTACAGGAGCTATTGCAGAAGAGAACTGCTCCACCTCAAATGACTGCACCGATGAATGTGCACTTCCTTTGATATCGACGAGCATACGTCCAATTAAAGATAAG GAACCAATGTTGGGGAGAGGATGGAAgtttttgtcatcaatttctaaAACAGTTGACTTGAAGAAGCTCTTTGCTCCTTCAACCATTGCAGTG ATTGTTGGCTTCATAATTGGAGGAACACCTCTGATTAGAAATGCTATAATTGGCGAAAGCGCCCCACTTCGTGTCCTGCAGGAATCGTCTGAATTGATAGG TGGAGGCGCAATTCCATCCGTCACATTGATAATGGGAGCAAACCTTCTGAACG GAGTACAAGGCGGGGCAAGTGTTCCACCGTCAGTGATAGCCGGTGTCATAGTTGTCAGATACATTCTGCTCCCGCTGCTCGGCACGGCGCTGGTGAAAGGAGCAGTCTGGCTGGGCCTCATCCAGCCAGACCCCCTATACCAGTTCATCCTCCATCTGCAGTACGCCGTGCCACCCGCAATGAACATCG GGACTATAATGCAGCTGTTTGGCGTTGGGGAGAGCGAGTGCTCGGTGATCTTTGTGTGGGTGTATGCGCTCGCCTccgtcgccgtgaccatctggTCCGCCTTCTTCATGTGGATGCTGTCGTGA